In Helianthus annuus cultivar XRQ/B chromosome 8, HanXRQr2.0-SUNRISE, whole genome shotgun sequence, a single genomic region encodes these proteins:
- the LOC110869787 gene encoding formin-like protein 14 encodes MIESLYSTNYFQYYGVLYTLLDITSPLDIGLANGQARGTRSQRGVGGCDNHRRRHPEGHHCHRHPPATVAAHRRLCHTQPPPLSLPPPLLVADASHHHLRRHHRPPPTATTATPKATTAVATHPPPLPPTAASATTTHRRRRQPPPSPPPPPTATATTSHRYHQPSPPHTTDAHRRHHPPVAATCNLPPSHPLPPTRHRLHLHCHQPPPPLTINVIPSSFFVYQTIHDNYSFHFRW; translated from the exons ATGATCgagtctttgtattctacaaaCTATTTccagtattatggggttttgtatacattacttgatataACTTCACCATTGGACATAgggttagccaatgg TCAGGCTCGCGGCACCCGCTCCCAGcgtggggtcgggggttgcgacaaccACCGTCGCCGCCACCCCGAAGGCCACCACTGCCATCGCCACCCACCCGCCACCGTTGCCGCCCACCGCCGCCTCTGCCACACCCAACCACCACCGCTGTcgctgccaccaccactactcGTCGCCGACGCCAGCCACCACCATCTTCGCCGCCACCACCGCCCACCGCCCACCGCCACTACCGCCACCCCGAAGGCCACCACCGCCGTCGCCACCCACCCGCCACCGTTGCCACCCACCGCCGCCTCCGCCACAACCACCCACCGCCGCCGTCGCCAGCCACCACCAtctccgccgccgccacccaccgccACTGCCACCACTAGCCACCGCTACCACCAACCATCACCGCCACACACCACCGACGCCCACCGCCGTCACCACCCGCCAGTCGCCGCAACCTGCAACCTACCACCGTCACACCCACTGCCACCCACCCGCCATCGCCTCCACCTCCACtgccaccaaccaccaccaccactcaccatcAATGTTATTCCTTCGTCTTTTTTTGTCTACCAGACAATACACGATAATTATTCATTTCATTTCCGATGGTAA
- the LOC110872483 gene encoding G-type lectin S-receptor-like serine/threonine-protein kinase At4g27290 isoform X2 — protein MEFGFMIILFSCVLFLLLSTCATLDTISTNQVFRDGDTIVSDDNMFELGFFSPGKSMNRYLGIWYKKISTGTLVWVANRETPITDDSGRLKLSRQGDLLILGADNTVIWLSNSTVSAMSNNPVVVVQLLDTGNLVVWDRSTKNGNVIWQSFDYPGNTLLPGMKYGKDLVTGRERVIIPWKSADDPSPGEYLHWLDTNGYPQMFVRQGSVIRWRYGPWNGRKFQALLMENPNPIYSVQFVSNEKEIYFKYELKTSVVQRVIVLPDDTAVHLRWMDQIQDWVVQSVRTVTEICGGYGLCGPYGSCNGNRYPPCTCMAGFKPRVPDEWDRGNGSSGCERKRALDCGSGSGFKRVSGVIFPDTRRSWYNHSMTLEECEMACRMNCNCTAFANTDIRNGGSGCLLWFDELLDTTESEDKQDLYIKLAATELAAGNDDSPAILNKKERVYTVVFLTTSVVLLLFMVAYSCIKKQKRLHMKERDRYALDKKDNSVRMEDLDELPLLSLNKIVKATDNFNINKKIGEGGFGPVYKGVLEDGQEVAVKRLSETSHQGIEEFKNEIICIAKLQHRNLVKLLGYCNHRNELILVYEYMTNKSLDLYLFDESSMLDWPQRFNIIQGMARGILYLHQDSRLQIIHRDLKAGNILLDGDMNPKISDFGLARKFVGSDTATKTKKVVGTYGYISPEYAIHGRFSVKSDVYSFGVLVLEIVSGKKNREFCHDDRNDNLLGHAWRLYKQGRSIELMCASLHASCVIPEVLRSIHVGLLCVQNHAKDRPTMLSVVLMLVSESVLPEPKQPAFYSEESSSELESVSSVDGSMITHLYAR, from the exons ATGGAATTTGGTTTCATGATAATACTATTCTCATGTGTCTTATTCTTGCTTCTGTCAACTTGTGCAACACTAGACACCATCTCTACAAATCAAGTATTCAGAGATGGAGACACAATAGTTTCAGATGATAATATGTTTGAACTCGGCTTCTTTAGCCCGGGAAAATCCATGAATCGGTACCTAGGGATCTGGTACAAGAAGATATCCACGGGTACACTTGTATGGGTTGCTAACAGGGAGACACCAATCACAGATGACTCAGGCAGGCTCAAACTTAGCAGACAAGGAGACCTACTAATTCTCGGTGCTGACAATACAGTGATCTGGTTATCGAATTCAACAGTATCCGCGATGAGCAATAATCCTGTGGTGGTGGTGCAGCTTCTGGATACTGGAAATCTTGTTGTATGGGATAGAAGCACCAAGAACGGAAATGTAATCTGGCAAAGTTTTGATTATCCAGGTAACACATTATTACCAGGAATGAAATATGGAAAAGATTTAGTAACAGGAAGAGAGCGGGTTATAATACCATGGAAGAGTGCAGATGATCCCTCACCAGGTGAATATTTACACTGGCTAGACACAAATGGATATCCACAAATGTTTGTCAGACAAGGTTCGGTTATACGATGGAGATATGGACCATGGAATGGTCGTAAATTTCAAGCTTTACTCATGGAAAACCCAAATCCTATTTACTCGGTTCAATTTGTTTCTAACGAAAAGGAAATATATTTCAAATATGAGCTTAAAACATCGGTTGTTCAAAGGGTCATTGTGTTGCCAGATGACACCGCTGTGCATTTGCGTTGGATGGATCAAATCCAAGACTGGGTTGTGCAATCTGTTAGAACAGTAACAGAGATTTGTGGTGGTTATGGACTTTGTGGGCCATACGGAAGCTGCAACGGTAATAGGTACCCCCCTTGTACTTGTATGGCAGGTTTTAAGCCTCGGGTCCCAGATGAATGGGATAGAGGTAATGGGTCTAGTGGGTGTGAACGTAAACGGGCTTTAGATTGTGGAAGTGGGTCTGGCTTTAAAAGAGTTTCAGGAGTTATATTTCCAGACACACGCCGTTCATGGTATAATCATAGCATGACGCTTGAAGAATGTGAGATGGCTTGCAGAATGAACTGCAATTGTACAGCTTTTGCAAATACAGATATCAGAAATGGCGGAAGCGGATGTTTGCTTTGGTTTGATGAGCTTCTTGATACCACAGAGAGTGAGGATAAGCAGGATCTTTACATAAAATTGGCTGCCACTGAGTTAGCTGCAG GAAACGACGATTCCCCGGCTATCTTAAACAAGAAAGAAAGAGTATATACAGTGGTATTTTTAACTACATCTGTTGTGCTACTTCTATTTATGGTGGCATATTCTTGTATAAAGAAACAGAAAAGGCTTCATATGAAAGAAAGAG ACAGGTATGCCCTTGATAAAAAGGATAACAGTGTGCGGATGGAAGATCTTGATGAGCTACCTTTACTTAGTCTAAATAAAATAGTCAAGGCTACAGATAACTTTAACATCAACAAAAAAATTGGAGAAGGTGGATTTGGTCCAGTTTACAAG GGTGTGTTGGAAGATGGACAAGAGGTAGCTGTGAAGAGGCTCTCAGAAACATCCCATCAAGGGATTGAAGAATTCAAGAATGAAATCATTTGTATTGCCAAACTTCAGCATCGCAATCTCGTGAAGCTTCTTGGATACTGCAATCACAGAAATGAACTGATTTTGGTTTATGAATACATGACAAACAAAAGTTTAGACTTATATCTATTTG ATGAAAGCTCGATGCTTGACTGGCCACAACGGTTTAATATTATACAAGGGATGGCTCGAGGTATTCTTTATCTACATCAAGATTCCCGTCTTCAAATCATACACAGAGACCTCAAGGCAGGTAATATTCTTTTGGATGGTGACATGAACCCCAAAATCTCCGACTTCGGCCTTGCTAGAAAGTTTGTAGGATCCGATACTGCCACTAAGACAAAAAAAGTAGTGGGAACATA TGGTTATATTTCTCCAGAATACGCTATACATGGAAGATTTTCTGTAAAGTCTGATGTATATAGTTTTGGAGTTTTGGTGTTGGAGATAGTGAGTGGTAAGAAAAACAGAGAATTCTGTCATGATGATCGCAATGACAACCTTCTTGGACAT GCATGGAGACTTTATAAACAAGGCAGATCCATTGAACTTATGTGTGCATCTTTACATGCCTCTTGTGTCATCCCTGAAGTGCTAAGATCAATACATGTTGGATTATTATGTGTGCAAAATCATGCAAAAGATAGGCCAACTATGTTATCGGTGGTTTTAATGCTGGTCAGTGAGAGTGTGTTGCCTGAACCTAAACAACCAGCTTTTTACTCTGAGGAGAGCAGTAGTGAACTTGAGTCTGTTTCATCAGTTGATGGTTCCATGATAACACATTTATATGCCCGATAG
- the LOC110872483 gene encoding G-type lectin S-receptor-like serine/threonine-protein kinase At4g27290 isoform X1 — translation MEFGFMIILFSCVLFLLLSTCATLDTISTNQVFRDGDTIVSDDNMFELGFFSPGKSMNRYLGIWYKKISTGTLVWVANRETPITDDSGRLKLSRQGDLLILGADNTVIWLSNSTVSAMSNNPVVVVQLLDTGNLVVWDRSTKNGNVIWQSFDYPGNTLLPGMKYGKDLVTGRERVIIPWKSADDPSPGEYLHWLDTNGYPQMFVRQGSVIRWRYGPWNGRKFQALLMENPNPIYSVQFVSNEKEIYFKYELKTSVVQRVIVLPDDTAVHLRWMDQIQDWVVQSVRTVTEICGGYGLCGPYGSCNGNRYPPCTCMAGFKPRVPDEWDRGNGSSGCERKRALDCGSGSGFKRVSGVIFPDTRRSWYNHSMTLEECEMACRMNCNCTAFANTDIRNGGSGCLLWFDELLDTTESEDKQDLYIKLAATELAAGNDDSPAILNKKERVYTVVFLTTSVVLLLFMVAYSCIKKQKRLHMKEREDRYALDKKDNSVRMEDLDELPLLSLNKIVKATDNFNINKKIGEGGFGPVYKGVLEDGQEVAVKRLSETSHQGIEEFKNEIICIAKLQHRNLVKLLGYCNHRNELILVYEYMTNKSLDLYLFDESSMLDWPQRFNIIQGMARGILYLHQDSRLQIIHRDLKAGNILLDGDMNPKISDFGLARKFVGSDTATKTKKVVGTYGYISPEYAIHGRFSVKSDVYSFGVLVLEIVSGKKNREFCHDDRNDNLLGHAWRLYKQGRSIELMCASLHASCVIPEVLRSIHVGLLCVQNHAKDRPTMLSVVLMLVSESVLPEPKQPAFYSEESSSELESVSSVDGSMITHLYAR, via the exons ATGGAATTTGGTTTCATGATAATACTATTCTCATGTGTCTTATTCTTGCTTCTGTCAACTTGTGCAACACTAGACACCATCTCTACAAATCAAGTATTCAGAGATGGAGACACAATAGTTTCAGATGATAATATGTTTGAACTCGGCTTCTTTAGCCCGGGAAAATCCATGAATCGGTACCTAGGGATCTGGTACAAGAAGATATCCACGGGTACACTTGTATGGGTTGCTAACAGGGAGACACCAATCACAGATGACTCAGGCAGGCTCAAACTTAGCAGACAAGGAGACCTACTAATTCTCGGTGCTGACAATACAGTGATCTGGTTATCGAATTCAACAGTATCCGCGATGAGCAATAATCCTGTGGTGGTGGTGCAGCTTCTGGATACTGGAAATCTTGTTGTATGGGATAGAAGCACCAAGAACGGAAATGTAATCTGGCAAAGTTTTGATTATCCAGGTAACACATTATTACCAGGAATGAAATATGGAAAAGATTTAGTAACAGGAAGAGAGCGGGTTATAATACCATGGAAGAGTGCAGATGATCCCTCACCAGGTGAATATTTACACTGGCTAGACACAAATGGATATCCACAAATGTTTGTCAGACAAGGTTCGGTTATACGATGGAGATATGGACCATGGAATGGTCGTAAATTTCAAGCTTTACTCATGGAAAACCCAAATCCTATTTACTCGGTTCAATTTGTTTCTAACGAAAAGGAAATATATTTCAAATATGAGCTTAAAACATCGGTTGTTCAAAGGGTCATTGTGTTGCCAGATGACACCGCTGTGCATTTGCGTTGGATGGATCAAATCCAAGACTGGGTTGTGCAATCTGTTAGAACAGTAACAGAGATTTGTGGTGGTTATGGACTTTGTGGGCCATACGGAAGCTGCAACGGTAATAGGTACCCCCCTTGTACTTGTATGGCAGGTTTTAAGCCTCGGGTCCCAGATGAATGGGATAGAGGTAATGGGTCTAGTGGGTGTGAACGTAAACGGGCTTTAGATTGTGGAAGTGGGTCTGGCTTTAAAAGAGTTTCAGGAGTTATATTTCCAGACACACGCCGTTCATGGTATAATCATAGCATGACGCTTGAAGAATGTGAGATGGCTTGCAGAATGAACTGCAATTGTACAGCTTTTGCAAATACAGATATCAGAAATGGCGGAAGCGGATGTTTGCTTTGGTTTGATGAGCTTCTTGATACCACAGAGAGTGAGGATAAGCAGGATCTTTACATAAAATTGGCTGCCACTGAGTTAGCTGCAG GAAACGACGATTCCCCGGCTATCTTAAACAAGAAAGAAAGAGTATATACAGTGGTATTTTTAACTACATCTGTTGTGCTACTTCTATTTATGGTGGCATATTCTTGTATAAAGAAACAGAAAAGGCTTCATATGAAAGAAAGAG AAGACAGGTATGCCCTTGATAAAAAGGATAACAGTGTGCGGATGGAAGATCTTGATGAGCTACCTTTACTTAGTCTAAATAAAATAGTCAAGGCTACAGATAACTTTAACATCAACAAAAAAATTGGAGAAGGTGGATTTGGTCCAGTTTACAAG GGTGTGTTGGAAGATGGACAAGAGGTAGCTGTGAAGAGGCTCTCAGAAACATCCCATCAAGGGATTGAAGAATTCAAGAATGAAATCATTTGTATTGCCAAACTTCAGCATCGCAATCTCGTGAAGCTTCTTGGATACTGCAATCACAGAAATGAACTGATTTTGGTTTATGAATACATGACAAACAAAAGTTTAGACTTATATCTATTTG ATGAAAGCTCGATGCTTGACTGGCCACAACGGTTTAATATTATACAAGGGATGGCTCGAGGTATTCTTTATCTACATCAAGATTCCCGTCTTCAAATCATACACAGAGACCTCAAGGCAGGTAATATTCTTTTGGATGGTGACATGAACCCCAAAATCTCCGACTTCGGCCTTGCTAGAAAGTTTGTAGGATCCGATACTGCCACTAAGACAAAAAAAGTAGTGGGAACATA TGGTTATATTTCTCCAGAATACGCTATACATGGAAGATTTTCTGTAAAGTCTGATGTATATAGTTTTGGAGTTTTGGTGTTGGAGATAGTGAGTGGTAAGAAAAACAGAGAATTCTGTCATGATGATCGCAATGACAACCTTCTTGGACAT GCATGGAGACTTTATAAACAAGGCAGATCCATTGAACTTATGTGTGCATCTTTACATGCCTCTTGTGTCATCCCTGAAGTGCTAAGATCAATACATGTTGGATTATTATGTGTGCAAAATCATGCAAAAGATAGGCCAACTATGTTATCGGTGGTTTTAATGCTGGTCAGTGAGAGTGTGTTGCCTGAACCTAAACAACCAGCTTTTTACTCTGAGGAGAGCAGTAGTGAACTTGAGTCTGTTTCATCAGTTGATGGTTCCATGATAACACATTTATATGCCCGATAG
- the LOC110872483 gene encoding G-type lectin S-receptor-like serine/threonine-protein kinase At4g27290 isoform X3 — protein sequence MEFGFMIILFSCVLFLLLSTCATLDTISTNQVFRDGDTIVSDDNMFELGFFSPGKSMNRYLGIWYKKISTGTLVWVANRETPITDDSGRLKLSRQGDLLILGADNTVIWLSNSTVSAMSNNPVVVVQLLDTGNLVVWDRSTKNGNVIWQSFDYPGNTLLPGMKYGKDLVTGRERVIIPWKSADDPSPGEYLHWLDTNGYPQMFVRQGSVIRWRYGPWNGRKFQALLMENPNPIYSVQFVSNEKEIYFKYELKTSVVQRVIVLPDDTAVHLRWMDQIQDWVVQSVRTVTEICGGYGLCGPYGSCNGNRYPPCTCMAGFKPRVPDEWDRGNGSSGCERKRALDCGSGSGFKRVSGVIFPDTRRSWYNHSMTLEECEMACRMNCNCTAFANTDIRNGGSGCLLWFDELLDTTESEDKQDLYIKLAATELAAGNDDSPAILNKKERVYTVVFLTTSVVLLLFMVAYSCIKKQKRLHMKEREDRYALDKKDNSVRMEDLDELPLLSLNKIVKATDNFNINKKIGEGGFGPVYKGVLEDGQEVAVKRLSETSHQGIEEFKNEIICIAKLQHRNLVKLLGYCNHRNELILVYEYMTNKSLDLYLFDESSMLDWPQRFNIIQGMARGILYLHQDSRLQIIHRDLKAGNILLDGDMNPKISDFGLARKFVGSDTATKTKKVVGT from the exons ATGGAATTTGGTTTCATGATAATACTATTCTCATGTGTCTTATTCTTGCTTCTGTCAACTTGTGCAACACTAGACACCATCTCTACAAATCAAGTATTCAGAGATGGAGACACAATAGTTTCAGATGATAATATGTTTGAACTCGGCTTCTTTAGCCCGGGAAAATCCATGAATCGGTACCTAGGGATCTGGTACAAGAAGATATCCACGGGTACACTTGTATGGGTTGCTAACAGGGAGACACCAATCACAGATGACTCAGGCAGGCTCAAACTTAGCAGACAAGGAGACCTACTAATTCTCGGTGCTGACAATACAGTGATCTGGTTATCGAATTCAACAGTATCCGCGATGAGCAATAATCCTGTGGTGGTGGTGCAGCTTCTGGATACTGGAAATCTTGTTGTATGGGATAGAAGCACCAAGAACGGAAATGTAATCTGGCAAAGTTTTGATTATCCAGGTAACACATTATTACCAGGAATGAAATATGGAAAAGATTTAGTAACAGGAAGAGAGCGGGTTATAATACCATGGAAGAGTGCAGATGATCCCTCACCAGGTGAATATTTACACTGGCTAGACACAAATGGATATCCACAAATGTTTGTCAGACAAGGTTCGGTTATACGATGGAGATATGGACCATGGAATGGTCGTAAATTTCAAGCTTTACTCATGGAAAACCCAAATCCTATTTACTCGGTTCAATTTGTTTCTAACGAAAAGGAAATATATTTCAAATATGAGCTTAAAACATCGGTTGTTCAAAGGGTCATTGTGTTGCCAGATGACACCGCTGTGCATTTGCGTTGGATGGATCAAATCCAAGACTGGGTTGTGCAATCTGTTAGAACAGTAACAGAGATTTGTGGTGGTTATGGACTTTGTGGGCCATACGGAAGCTGCAACGGTAATAGGTACCCCCCTTGTACTTGTATGGCAGGTTTTAAGCCTCGGGTCCCAGATGAATGGGATAGAGGTAATGGGTCTAGTGGGTGTGAACGTAAACGGGCTTTAGATTGTGGAAGTGGGTCTGGCTTTAAAAGAGTTTCAGGAGTTATATTTCCAGACACACGCCGTTCATGGTATAATCATAGCATGACGCTTGAAGAATGTGAGATGGCTTGCAGAATGAACTGCAATTGTACAGCTTTTGCAAATACAGATATCAGAAATGGCGGAAGCGGATGTTTGCTTTGGTTTGATGAGCTTCTTGATACCACAGAGAGTGAGGATAAGCAGGATCTTTACATAAAATTGGCTGCCACTGAGTTAGCTGCAG GAAACGACGATTCCCCGGCTATCTTAAACAAGAAAGAAAGAGTATATACAGTGGTATTTTTAACTACATCTGTTGTGCTACTTCTATTTATGGTGGCATATTCTTGTATAAAGAAACAGAAAAGGCTTCATATGAAAGAAAGAG AAGACAGGTATGCCCTTGATAAAAAGGATAACAGTGTGCGGATGGAAGATCTTGATGAGCTACCTTTACTTAGTCTAAATAAAATAGTCAAGGCTACAGATAACTTTAACATCAACAAAAAAATTGGAGAAGGTGGATTTGGTCCAGTTTACAAG GGTGTGTTGGAAGATGGACAAGAGGTAGCTGTGAAGAGGCTCTCAGAAACATCCCATCAAGGGATTGAAGAATTCAAGAATGAAATCATTTGTATTGCCAAACTTCAGCATCGCAATCTCGTGAAGCTTCTTGGATACTGCAATCACAGAAATGAACTGATTTTGGTTTATGAATACATGACAAACAAAAGTTTAGACTTATATCTATTTG ATGAAAGCTCGATGCTTGACTGGCCACAACGGTTTAATATTATACAAGGGATGGCTCGAGGTATTCTTTATCTACATCAAGATTCCCGTCTTCAAATCATACACAGAGACCTCAAGGCAGGTAATATTCTTTTGGATGGTGACATGAACCCCAAAATCTCCGACTTCGGCCTTGCTAGAAAGTTTGTAGGATCCGATACTGCCACTAAGACAAAAAAAGTAGTGGGAACATA A